The following is a genomic window from Geoalkalibacter halelectricus.
GACGAGGTGGTTCTGACCCTGCGCAAGGCCGAGGAACGCCTGGGCTTGCAGCGCGAAAACCAGGAGCTGCGCCGCCAGATCGAGGGGAACAACCGGCACGACATGGTTTATCGCAGCGTCGCCATGGCCAAGGTGGTTGAGCTGGCCCGACGTGTCGCCCCGGCCGCCAGCGCGGTTTTGATTCGCGGCGAAACCGGCACCGGCAAGGAATTGGTGGCGCGCACCCTGCACGCACAAAGTGGGCGCCGCCCGGAGCGCTTCGTTGCGCTTAATTGCGGCGCCGTCCCGGTCGGGCTGCTGGAAAGCGAGTTGTTCGGGCATGCGCGCGGAGCTTTCACCGGTGCCGCGCAGGAGCGCGAGGGCCTGTTCGCGGCGGCGGATCAGGGCACCCTGTTCCTCGACGAAATCGCCGAATTGCCCCTGGAACTGCAGCCCAAGTTGCTGCGGGTACTGCAGGAAGGCGAGGTGCGCCGCATCGGTGAAACCCACAGCCGGCACGTCGATGTCCGCGTGGTCGCCGCCACCGCCGCGGATCTCGGCGAGGCCGTGGCGCAAGGCCGGTTTCGCGAGGATCTCTACTATCGGCTCAACGTGGTGGAACTGCTGATCCCGCCCCTGCGCGAGCGCCCCGAGGATATTCGGCCCCTGGCTGAACACTTTTTGGAAAGGATTGCCCGGCGCGAGGGCCGTGCGGTGCCGCGCATCGTAGGCGAATGTCTGGAGTTGCTCGAGAGCTACGCCTGGCCGGGTAATGTGCGCGAACTCGCCAATTTCATCGAGCGTACCCTGATTTTCTGCCGCGCGCCGCTCATCGGCCGCGAGGATTTGCCCTGGGAAATCCGGCGCCGCAGCCGCCAGTCCGATGACGGCTATTCCCTCAAAGCCGCCACGGCCCGCATGGAGAAGGAATACATCCGCAAGGCCCTGGCGCGCACCGGCGGCAATCGCACCCATGCGGCGCGCCTGCTGGAAATCAGCTTGCGCGCCTTGCTCTACAAGCTCAAGGATTATGAAATCGAATGAATATCCGTTAAATGACGCAGCGTATGAAGCTTTTTGCATAGTCCGGCGGTGGGTATCTGGTATAGAATGCGGGTTTTGAACCATTCGGGCGACTGGTGCGGGAATTGCAGCGGCTTGGAGTGGTAAACCCGTTTTTTTTCAGGGCTTGTCCATGAAATTATCACGACAAAAAGGCTTTACCCTGCTCGAACTGCTCATCGCCATCACCATCTTTGCCGTCGGCCTGCTGACCGTGGCCGGCATGCAGATGTCTGCCATGCGCGCCAATGTGGTGGCCGACAGCACCGCCGTCGCCACGGCCGTTGCCCAGGGGGTGCTCGAAGAGTTGCTGTCGCGCCCGCCGGGTGATGGGGTGTTCAACAACAACAATGTGCAGACCTATCCATTGGGCCAAATGATCGGGGAACAGGTTCCCGGGGGCTCAAGATATGCGGCAACTTTTCAGGTGTTTCCAGATAACCCCGGACCTGGGATGGTGCGGATTCGGGTAGAAGTCGTCGGAGGCAGCACCATGACCGGTGGCTCGCGAGAAGTCGTGCTCAACGGGTTTAAGAGACTATGACCAGAACGGCACCGCACCGCGACCAGGGCGGCTTTACCCTCATCGAAGTCCTCATCGTGACCGCCTTGCTCGGCGTGGTCATGGCCGCGGTCTTTGCCCTGGTGCAGACCTCGCAGCGCCATGCCCACACCTCCGAGGAGGTGGTCGAGGTGCAGCAGAACCTGCGGGTCGCCCTCGAGCGCATGAGCCGCGATCTGCGTCTGGCGGGGCTAGGCGTGGCAGATGAAGACATCTTCGTGGCCCGGCCCGATTTTCTGCGCTGTGAGGGCCTCGACGACGACGGCGACTGTCTCGATTCAAACGCGCTGATTTTTCGCACCCTCTCCGCGCCGGGCCAGATTGCGCGCATCAACGACGAGTTGACCACCACCGCCGCCGAGCATGTCCTCAGGGTGGCCTCGGCGGACATGGCGCGTCTGTTCCATGAAGAAGACTATGTGGTAAATCCCGTATATGTGCGCATTTTTCGCCCGGCAACCCGTGTTCAGCCTCTGGACCGGGTTTTTCAGGTCATGGCGGCCAATCCCGATTCGGCCGATCCGACCCTGACAC
Proteins encoded in this region:
- a CDS encoding sigma-54-dependent transcriptional regulator, with translation MSERPRVLIVDDESAMRHMLRLLLERAGYVVGEAADGRQALERLDQEPCDIVLCDLRMPELGGLDLLAEARRRNLPQTFIMMTAYGSIETALDCMKRGAYDYLSKPFKPDEVVLTLRKAEERLGLQRENQELRRQIEGNNRHDMVYRSVAMAKVVELARRVAPAASAVLIRGETGTGKELVARTLHAQSGRRPERFVALNCGAVPVGLLESELFGHARGAFTGAAQEREGLFAAADQGTLFLDEIAELPLELQPKLLRVLQEGEVRRIGETHSRHVDVRVVAATAADLGEAVAQGRFREDLYYRLNVVELLIPPLRERPEDIRPLAEHFLERIARREGRAVPRIVGECLELLESYAWPGNVRELANFIERTLIFCRAPLIGREDLPWEIRRRSRQSDDGYSLKAATARMEKEYIRKALARTGGNRTHAARLLEISLRALLYKLKDYEIE
- a CDS encoding type IV pilus modification PilV family protein, producing the protein MKLSRQKGFTLLELLIAITIFAVGLLTVAGMQMSAMRANVVADSTAVATAVAQGVLEELLSRPPGDGVFNNNNVQTYPLGQMIGEQVPGGSRYAATFQVFPDNPGPGMVRIRVEVVGGSTMTGGSREVVLNGFKRL
- a CDS encoding PilW family protein, giving the protein MTRTAPHRDQGGFTLIEVLIVTALLGVVMAAVFALVQTSQRHAHTSEEVVEVQQNLRVALERMSRDLRLAGLGVADEDIFVARPDFLRCEGLDDDGDCLDSNALIFRTLSAPGQIARINDELTTTAAEHVLRVASADMARLFHEEDYVVNPVYVRIFRPATRVQPLDRVFQVMAANPDSADPTLTLNGFNTSVSLRPGDLIARVEVRPGVVDPNSNPPEHPNQIRYRLVRAESADEDQFLLARIPTGVDPDDRDAFEILASKITGVTFEYFQDNQGDVRAVRITLTGATDATRTGVAGYLAPGQDNNVRTRSLTTVVQLRNR